A window of Sphingobacterium sp. SRCM116780 contains these coding sequences:
- a CDS encoding IS3 family transposase, whose protein sequence is MITLRLQEPDVSVKTLCSLFGKTRHAHYDYLWRLERDILLQDVVLREVGQIRADLPKLGTRKLHFLLKDPLLKHGISIGRDYLFDLLCSRGMLVKRRRRRSITTDSNHWMHKYDNLIQEIEIIRAEQVWVSDITYLTLNNSFVYLSLITDAYSHQIMGHRVQNDLSAAGCIGALEMAVLKRTTPHLSLVHHSDRGSQYCSKSYIDILRTQKVAVSMTQNGSPYDNAIAERINGILKSEFEIERNTGSMIQLRDKIDHAINIYNNLRPHDSCESLTPNQAHLKTGVLNKNWKNYRKVNWERKKQESVNAKNSTSIDIGDSSTAISTEVAEGLIQFKIQEMKQT, encoded by the coding sequence ACTATGTTCACTGTTTGGCAAGACCAGACATGCCCATTATGATTATCTGTGGCGCCTTGAACGTGATATTCTTCTTCAGGATGTTGTGCTACGGGAAGTAGGTCAGATCAGGGCTGACCTACCAAAGCTGGGCACCAGAAAACTGCATTTTTTGCTAAAGGACCCGTTGTTGAAACATGGCATATCTATAGGACGGGACTATCTGTTTGATCTGCTCTGCAGCCGTGGGATGCTTGTCAAAAGGCGCCGAAGGCGCAGCATTACTACAGATTCCAATCACTGGATGCACAAATATGACAACCTGATCCAGGAAATAGAAATCATCCGTGCCGAACAGGTCTGGGTGAGTGATATTACCTATCTGACCCTGAACAACTCATTTGTGTACCTGAGTTTGATCACGGATGCTTATTCTCATCAGATTATGGGTCATCGGGTGCAAAATGATCTCTCGGCAGCAGGTTGCATCGGGGCCCTGGAGATGGCTGTATTAAAAAGGACAACACCCCATTTATCGCTGGTCCATCATTCAGACCGCGGGTCACAGTACTGCAGTAAATCTTATATAGATATATTGAGAACGCAAAAAGTAGCCGTTAGTATGACCCAGAACGGAAGTCCTTATGATAATGCCATTGCAGAAAGGATCAACGGCATTCTTAAATCAGAGTTTGAAATAGAGCGAAATACGGGATCTATGATACAATTACGGGATAAAATAGACCATGCCATCAACATCTATAATAACCTTAGGCCCCATGACAGCTGTGAATCACTTACCCCAAACCAGGCACATCTAAAAACCGGGGTCTTAAACAAAAATTGGAAAAACTACAGAAAAGTCAACTGGGAACGTAAAAAACAAGAAAGTGTAAATGCTAAAAACAGCACTTCAATTGATATAGGGGACTCTTCGACCGCTATATCAACTGAAGTCGCCGAAGGCTTAATCCAATTCAAAATACAAGAAATGAAGCAAACATAA
- a CDS encoding HesA/MoeB/ThiF family protein, producing MQQYTAFDRYSRQIFINEIGVEGQQKISTAKVLVVGAGGLGSPVLQYLAAAGVGTLGIIDFDQVEIHNLNRQVIHNEHRIQQKKVHSAAQFIQDLNSSICIKSYTKKINVENVDEIIGDYDIVVDGSDNFTTRYIINDACVRLQKVLVYGSILAFEGQVAVFNHQGSKQLRDLFPEPPHPEDVPNCDQYGVLGPLPGIIGSMMAMQVLKIITGLPVDSNKLTIVDTYYWRFNTLNF from the coding sequence ATGCAACAATATACCGCTTTTGATCGTTATAGTCGTCAAATTTTCATTAATGAGATCGGTGTTGAAGGCCAACAAAAAATTAGTACTGCCAAAGTATTGGTTGTCGGTGCAGGAGGATTAGGATCTCCCGTACTTCAGTATCTCGCAGCCGCTGGCGTAGGAACTTTAGGAATTATCGACTTTGATCAAGTAGAAATCCATAATTTGAATCGACAGGTGATCCATAATGAACACCGAATACAGCAGAAAAAAGTACACAGTGCTGCTCAATTTATCCAGGATCTGAATTCCTCCATCTGCATAAAATCCTATACCAAGAAAATCAATGTGGAGAATGTAGATGAAATTATTGGAGATTATGACATTGTTGTAGATGGCTCTGATAATTTTACCACACGTTATATCATCAACGATGCTTGTGTACGTTTACAGAAAGTATTGGTTTACGGTAGTATTTTAGCCTTTGAAGGGCAAGTAGCAGTATTCAATCATCAAGGAAGTAAACAGCTACGCGATTTGTTTCCAGAACCACCACATCCGGAAGATGTACCTAATTGTGATCAATATGGGGTATTGGGTCCTCTTCCGGGTATCATTGGTAGTATGATGGCGATGCAAGTCCTCAAAATTATTACGGGTCTTCCTGTCGATAGTAACAAGCTGACAATCGTAGATACCTATTATTGGAGGTTTAATACATTAAATTTTTAA